Proteins from a single region of Desulfovibrio sp.:
- a CDS encoding AMIN domain-containing protein, translating into MNKVILSLLLAVCVLGMALIMLNEKMRKPEQAPVAQSSMNQQATAPGVDSQTGPEAALPTLGDIAQTPKTSGGAQPYLPPLPVESGHTPAPADTAPRLGDKTPYKAEAVPVHPPLPEPVKHKPDLSGAPEKPSDAARPETASTAASAASGASGASGAPAVSGAAAAPEKARTPEKTAPAEKPASSNTEKAAKAAPQKLEITRFVVFARDKGATIRLVGTAPLNYKNMTLNNPERLVVDLDGKWLVKAPGVPKNPAVTNVRLGKMDGQTRVVIDLSGKPANVRFVLSKDKLSLDIRVDH; encoded by the coding sequence ATGAATAAAGTGATTTTAAGTCTTCTTCTGGCAGTCTGCGTGTTGGGCATGGCCCTCATTATGCTCAATGAAAAGATGCGCAAGCCGGAGCAGGCCCCCGTTGCTCAGTCGAGCATGAATCAGCAGGCCACCGCTCCCGGCGTGGACAGTCAGACAGGCCCGGAGGCGGCATTGCCGACGCTCGGCGACATCGCGCAGACACCCAAAACCAGTGGCGGCGCGCAGCCCTATCTTCCGCCCCTGCCCGTGGAATCCGGGCATACCCCGGCCCCGGCCGACACCGCTCCCCGCCTGGGCGACAAAACCCCGTACAAGGCTGAAGCCGTTCCCGTGCACCCGCCGTTGCCTGAACCGGTGAAGCACAAACCCGATCTTTCCGGCGCGCCTGAAAAACCCTCAGACGCCGCCAGGCCCGAAACGGCCAGCACCGCCGCTTCTGCCGCGTCTGGCGCGTCTGGCGCGTCTGGCGCTCCTGCCGTATCTGGCGCGGCCGCCGCTCCAGAAAAAGCCAGAACGCCGGAAAAAACCGCCCCTGCGGAAAAGCCCGCTTCCAGCAATACGGAAAAGGCCGCAAAGGCCGCGCCTCAAAAGCTGGAAATCACGCGATTTGTGGTTTTTGCCCGCGACAAGGGGGCAACCATTCGCCTCGTGGGTACGGCTCCCCTCAACTACAAGAACATGACCCTCAACAATCCTGAAAGGCTTGTGGTTGATCTGGACGGCAAGTGGTTGGTCAAAGCGCCGGGTGTGCCCAAAAACCCCGCGGTGACCAATGTGCGGCTGGGCAAAATGGACGGCCAGACCAGAGTTGTCATTGATCTTTCCGGCAAGCCGGCCAATGTCCGCTTTGTCCTGTCCAAGGACAAGCTCTCGCTGGACATCCGGGTGGATCACTAG
- a CDS encoding tetratricopeptide repeat protein yields MYISAMRRSKFSGVYSFSTDWTGNNRKNHYFVWELPDGAFAVQELNKAFQPLAEPERISASSFAKNFRAEPEILAMPVMTPDLSRLEARGKSAGGSDTAQQTGQTDAAVSEPSDKTSPPPKTPAATSARPDAITPDGASSGIAVDTSGGTPAGTSAGTSGDATGKVPTAQKSRAQGGAQPAPQAGPQSLDSQIFANESDSLAASVRQSAAPLASPAGAAPMGQAKASAATPGAQQARKPSSKSLRPVDADEPESLKRTDAPTKKEVATPARTPQLRLQPVEKDLSTDITDMSARLPLPDTSPMGTSRPMDLAAMRKAKRTETRLRETFRQTLLRLKRPRERKAALTALEQLAQSTEDICTAHKHMFRDFGVSLRQNSQLALALLFSRRVVELAPNDDHAHFNLARILCLMGQFDEAAAHVRTAMNMGGEEPLYFRMLVHIRKEMLQKREQSASRDR; encoded by the coding sequence ATGTACATTTCTGCCATGCGTCGCTCAAAATTTTCAGGCGTGTACTCTTTTTCCACCGACTGGACGGGAAATAACCGCAAGAACCACTACTTCGTCTGGGAACTGCCTGACGGAGCCTTTGCGGTACAGGAACTCAACAAAGCGTTCCAGCCGTTAGCCGAGCCAGAAAGAATCAGCGCCAGTTCATTTGCCAAAAACTTCAGGGCAGAGCCAGAAATCCTGGCAATGCCCGTCATGACCCCGGATCTTTCACGTCTTGAAGCCAGAGGAAAATCCGCTGGCGGTTCCGATACCGCACAGCAGACCGGGCAAACGGATGCGGCAGTCTCGGAGCCGTCTGACAAAACCAGCCCGCCACCCAAAACTCCGGCTGCGACGAGCGCGCGTCCAGACGCCATCACGCCCGACGGCGCTTCCAGCGGCATAGCCGTTGACACGTCTGGCGGAACACCTGCCGGAACTTCGGCCGGAACTTCCGGCGACGCGACTGGCAAAGTACCGACTGCCCAGAAAAGCCGCGCGCAAGGTGGAGCCCAGCCCGCCCCGCAGGCTGGGCCGCAATCCCTTGATTCGCAAATTTTTGCCAATGAATCTGACAGCCTTGCCGCCAGCGTGCGCCAAAGCGCCGCTCCATTGGCGTCGCCCGCAGGCGCGGCGCCCATGGGCCAGGCTAAAGCTTCAGCCGCAACGCCTGGCGCGCAGCAAGCGCGCAAGCCTTCTTCCAAGTCGCTGCGCCCTGTGGACGCCGATGAGCCAGAAAGCCTGAAGCGAACAGACGCTCCAACGAAAAAAGAGGTCGCCACTCCGGCGCGAACCCCCCAGTTGCGCCTGCAACCGGTGGAAAAAGATCTTTCGACAGATATAACGGACATGTCGGCGCGCCTGCCCCTGCCGGACACAAGCCCCATGGGCACGAGTCGCCCGATGGATCTGGCGGCCATGCGCAAAGCCAAGAGGACGGAAACGCGCCTGCGCGAAACTTTTCGTCAGACCTTGCTGCGCCTCAAGCGCCCGCGCGAACGCAAGGCCGCGCTGACCGCCCTTGAACAGCTTGCACAATCGACTGAAGACATCTGCACCGCGCACAAGCATATGTTCAGAGATTTCGGCGTCAGTCTGCGTCAGAATTCGCAACTCGCACTGGCCCTTTTGTTCAGCCGTAGAGTGGTGGAACTGGCCCCTAATGATGACCATGCCCACTTCAACCTGGCCCGGATTCTCTGTTTGATGGGCCAATTTGATGAAGCCGCAGCCCATGTACGCACAGCCATGAACATGGGTGGCGAAGAACCGTTGTACTTTCGTATGCTGGTGCATATTCGCAAAGAAATGCTGCAAAAACGGGAACAATCCGCCTCCCGTGACCGCTGA
- a CDS encoding symporter — translation MNPRDLVMVFSSLASMAAGVFLPQLADPLAAMPRLILIFMLYMSFLAVGVEELRQETRTMAVPLCLLTIYRLALLPILCLAVFRLIMPQFALGAFLLGASPVGVMAAVFSLMLRANTALILVANIATSLLLPLSLPAMLSLTDSALRMLGLTPLSLPPHLELGHMGLSLAVTILLPFAAAHLTRTYWNKLRHTLLRQQFPLLTVAIAVSNISIFSNYGDLLRQSPSFIFQALGAACLLCVLMTLAALPVTRHMTRQTRLAFLISFGVINNVLLMIVCMEFFSATEALMAAAYLVPLYILLFYYRLCSREPAHT, via the coding sequence ATGAATCCTCGTGATCTCGTCATGGTATTTTCTTCGCTGGCCTCCATGGCGGCTGGCGTTTTTTTACCCCAGTTGGCAGATCCTCTGGCGGCCATGCCACGTCTTATCCTCATATTTATGCTGTACATGAGTTTTCTGGCCGTGGGCGTAGAGGAACTGCGGCAGGAAACCCGCACCATGGCTGTGCCGCTGTGTCTGCTGACCATTTATCGGCTCGCCTTGCTGCCGATACTCTGCCTGGCTGTCTTTCGCCTGATCATGCCGCAATTCGCCCTTGGGGCTTTCTTGCTGGGCGCGTCGCCGGTGGGCGTCATGGCTGCGGTTTTTTCGCTCATGCTCAGGGCCAATACCGCCCTCATTCTTGTGGCCAATATCGCGACCTCACTGCTGCTGCCCCTGAGCCTGCCTGCCATGCTTTCGCTCACGGACAGCGCCTTGCGCATGCTCGGCCTCACGCCGCTGAGCCTGCCCCCGCATCTGGAACTCGGACATATGGGGCTTTCTCTCGCCGTGACCATTCTGCTGCCCTTCGCCGCTGCCCATCTGACCCGTACCTACTGGAACAAACTGCGCCACACCTTGCTGCGACAGCAGTTTCCCTTATTGACAGTCGCCATTGCTGTTTCCAACATTTCCATTTTCAGCAATTATGGTGATCTGTTGCGGCAATCACCTTCATTCATTTTTCAGGCGCTGGGCGCGGCCTGCCTGCTGTGCGTGCTCATGACGCTGGCAGCGCTGCCCGTCACCCGCCACATGACGCGACAGACACGGCTGGCGTTTCTCATTTCATTCGGCGTCATCAACAACGTCCTGCTGATGATCGTCTGTATGGAGTTCTTCAGCGCCACAGAAGCTCTTATGGCTGCCGCGTATCTCGTCCCGCTGTATATTTTGCTGTTCTACTATCGTCTGTGCAGCCGGGAACCAGCACATACATAA